In Bradyrhizobium sp. 1(2017), one DNA window encodes the following:
- a CDS encoding DUF1236 domain-containing protein has translation MLNRFMISVAAVALVAGTGLANAQGNMGRDSGGAGGAQMQQSQPSGGAAERGGSMGRDSAAPDKGTVGQAGGSMKSGGAVEEKSSGAMEKSGAMEKSGGMEKSGTMNKNAADDKAGAAKGERAQGTQDKSKSMSSDSTKSDSTKSGSKDMKAEDNKAGGAAKSNNAENRPATTDTKSQATTGTASATATAAPPAEKRTEISTAIKSTKIEETTNVNFNISVGAAIPASVRFHPLPARIVEIYPQWRGYEVIFVRGQYVIVRPQTREIVYIIEG, from the coding sequence ATGTTGAACCGCTTTATGATCTCGGTGGCCGCAGTCGCACTCGTCGCGGGCACCGGTCTAGCGAACGCACAAGGAAACATGGGCCGCGACAGCGGCGGCGCCGGTGGCGCGCAAATGCAGCAGTCGCAGCCCTCCGGCGGCGCCGCCGAGCGCGGCGGCTCGATGGGCCGGGACTCCGCAGCTCCCGACAAGGGGACCGTGGGCCAGGCTGGCGGCTCCATGAAGTCCGGCGGCGCCGTCGAAGAGAAGTCGTCTGGCGCGATGGAGAAATCCGGTGCCATGGAGAAATCCGGCGGCATGGAAAAGTCCGGAACAATGAACAAGAACGCGGCCGACGATAAGGCCGGTGCGGCCAAGGGTGAGCGCGCCCAGGGTACGCAGGACAAGTCGAAGAGCATGAGCTCGGACTCGACCAAGTCTGACTCCACCAAGTCTGGCTCGAAGGACATGAAGGCCGAGGACAACAAGGCCGGCGGCGCGGCCAAGAGCAACAATGCCGAGAACCGTCCTGCGACCACTGACACCAAGTCCCAGGCTACGACCGGCACCGCTTCGGCCACAGCGACCGCCGCACCACCGGCCGAGAAGCGGACCGAAATCTCGACGGCGATCAAGTCGACCAAGATCGAGGAGACTACGAACGTCAACTTCAACATTTCGGTCGGCGCCGCGATTCCGGCATCTGTCCGCTTCCACCCGCTGCCTGCCCGGATCGTCGAGATCTACCCGCAGTGGCGTGGTTATGAGGTGATCTTCGTCCGCGGTCAGTACGTGATCGTCCGTCCGCAGACGCGCGAGATCGTGTACATCATCGAAGGCTAA
- a CDS encoding M48 family metalloprotease — MLLQIALRKKASALTALLTAAAIALTPVSAARAQAKGPPVLRDTETEQLLREYTRPILRAAGLEKHNIQMVIINDGAFNAFVADGRRIFVNWGAILQSETPNQIIGVLAHETGHLAGGHLSKLREQLATAQTQMIIAMLLGAGAIAVGSTQRSSAGNNGLANAGAAAISAPQEVIRRTLLSYQRQQEENADRAGVKFLTATAQSPKGMYETFKRFTSESLFAARGADPYLQSHPMPAERVAALQEFASSSPYWDKKDDPALQLRHDMVRAKISAFMERPETVYRRYPQTNDSMPARYARAISTYLHGDLRSALAQIDALIQVQPNNPYFYEVRGQALLESGKAAEAIAPLRKAAQLSNNAPLIEMLLGQALVGTDNKAYTDDAVRILRAAVAREPEAAIGYTQLAMAYGRKGDYAEADLASAQAAYLRGDNKTARELATRAKTRFAVGTPGWVKADDIVAAKPPRN, encoded by the coding sequence ATGTTGCTCCAGATCGCATTGCGCAAGAAGGCCTCCGCCCTCACCGCCCTCCTCACGGCCGCGGCGATCGCGCTGACGCCGGTCTCGGCCGCGCGTGCCCAGGCCAAGGGGCCCCCGGTCCTGCGCGACACCGAGACCGAGCAGCTCTTACGCGAATATACCCGCCCGATCCTGCGAGCCGCCGGCCTGGAGAAGCACAACATCCAGATGGTGATCATCAACGACGGCGCGTTCAACGCGTTCGTCGCGGACGGCCGTCGCATCTTCGTCAATTGGGGCGCGATCCTGCAGTCGGAGACGCCGAACCAGATCATCGGCGTGCTCGCGCACGAGACCGGGCATCTGGCGGGCGGACATCTGTCCAAGCTGCGCGAGCAGCTCGCCACCGCCCAGACCCAGATGATCATCGCGATGCTGCTCGGCGCCGGCGCGATCGCAGTGGGCAGCACCCAGCGCAGCAGCGCCGGCAACAACGGCCTTGCCAATGCCGGTGCGGCCGCGATCTCCGCTCCGCAGGAGGTGATCCGCCGTACGCTGCTGTCCTACCAGCGCCAGCAGGAAGAGAACGCAGACCGGGCCGGCGTGAAATTCCTGACCGCGACGGCACAGTCGCCGAAGGGCATGTACGAGACCTTCAAGCGCTTCACCAGCGAGAGCCTGTTCGCAGCGCGCGGCGCCGATCCCTATCTCCAGTCGCATCCGATGCCGGCCGAGCGCGTCGCCGCGCTCCAGGAATTCGCAAGCTCCAGCCCCTATTGGGACAAGAAGGACGACCCCGCGCTCCAGCTCCGCCATGACATGGTGCGCGCCAAGATCTCCGCCTTCATGGAGCGGCCCGAGACGGTGTACCGCCGCTATCCCCAGACCAACGACAGCATGCCGGCGCGCTATGCCCGCGCCATCAGCACCTATCTGCATGGAGATTTGCGCAGCGCCCTCGCCCAGATCGACGCGCTGATCCAGGTGCAGCCGAACAATCCGTACTTCTACGAAGTGCGCGGTCAGGCCTTGTTGGAGAGTGGCAAGGCCGCAGAGGCCATCGCTCCGCTGCGCAAGGCCGCGCAGCTGTCGAACAACGCACCCCTCATCGAGATGTTACTTGGGCAGGCTCTGGTTGGAACCGATAATAAGGCCTACACCGACGACGCCGTTCGGATTCTCCGCGCCGCAGTGGCGCGAGAGCCCGAGGCCGCGATCGGCTACACCCAGCTCGCGATGGCCTATGGCCGGAAGGGAGACTATGCCGAAGCCGATCTCGCCTCGGCGCAGGCCGCCTACTTGCGCGGCGACAACAAGACCGCCCGCGAGCTCGCCACGCGCGCGAAGACCCGCTTCGCCGTCGGCACGCCGGGATGGGTCAAGGCCGACGACATCGTGGCGGCCAAGCCGCCGCGCAACTGA
- a CDS encoding DsbA family protein, which produces MPSLRLLAPALFALAMFGAAAPVSADSFSDTQRTDIEKIIKNYLVSHPEVLEEAMAELSKRQAAAETQKHEASIAQNAEAIFNSPRQVVLGNKDGDVTFVEFFDYNCGYCKRAMGDMLDIMKSDPKLKVVLKEFPVLSQGSVEAAQVAVAVRMQDPSGKKYLDFHQKLLSGRGAADKARAIQAAKEAGLDTAKIEKDIASPEVRATIEENFKLAEAMGMNGTPSYVIGKQIVIGAVGAEALKEKISMARCGKATC; this is translated from the coding sequence ATGCCTTCGCTGCGCCTGCTTGCTCCCGCGCTGTTTGCGCTCGCCATGTTCGGTGCAGCCGCGCCCGTATCGGCTGACAGCTTCTCCGATACCCAGCGCACCGATATCGAGAAGATCATCAAGAACTATCTCGTGAGCCATCCCGAGGTGCTCGAGGAGGCGATGGCCGAGCTCAGCAAGCGCCAGGCCGCGGCCGAGACGCAAAAGCACGAGGCCAGCATCGCGCAGAATGCCGAAGCGATCTTCAACTCGCCGCGCCAGGTCGTGCTCGGCAACAAGGACGGCGACGTCACCTTCGTCGAGTTCTTCGACTACAATTGCGGCTACTGCAAGCGCGCCATGGGCGACATGCTCGACATCATGAAGAGCGACCCGAAGCTGAAGGTCGTGCTGAAGGAGTTTCCGGTGTTGAGCCAGGGCTCGGTCGAGGCGGCCCAGGTCGCCGTCGCCGTGCGCATGCAGGATCCCTCCGGCAAGAAATATCTCGACTTCCACCAGAAGCTGCTCAGCGGTCGCGGCGCCGCGGACAAGGCGCGCGCGATTCAGGCGGCCAAGGAGGCCGGCCTCGACACCGCCAAGATCGAGAAGGACATCGCCAGTCCCGAGGTGCGCGCCACGATCGAGGAGAACTTCAAGCTTGCCGAAGCGATGGGCATGAATGGCACGCCGAGCTACGTCATCGGCAAGCAGATCGTGATCGGTGCTGTCGGCGCCGAAGCCCTCAAGGAAAAGATCAGCATGGCCCGCTGCGGCAAGGCGACCTGCTGA
- a CDS encoding pyridoxal phosphate-dependent aminotransferase codes for MHDATLRNRLGQWLEPSRRSDVPPFMVMDVMAAAARIEAAGGHVIHMEVGQPAAGAPRTAIAAAQAALEAGRIDYTSALGIPSLRERIGRHYRDVHGCDVSPERIVLTTGSSGGFILAFLSMFEPGDRVAVTVPGYPPYRHILTALGCEPVLIETTNETRHALTGEALLAAHRKAPLKGVLVGSPANPTGTMMSREALAGLIAAAQDAGIRFISDEIYHGLDYALPAVTAAALSDHALVINSFSKYFCMTGWRVGWMVVPEILVRPIERLQQNLSISVPSLSQIAAEAAFDGAAEMEEIKHGYQENRRILIDGLPKAGLTRFLPADGAFYLYADVSDFTADSFEFAKQMLEQAHVAATPGLDFDPIHGRSFVRFSYARSPAEMREAVDRIAHWLK; via the coding sequence ATGCACGATGCGACATTGAGGAACCGGTTGGGGCAGTGGCTCGAGCCCTCCCGCCGCAGCGATGTTCCCCCGTTCATGGTGATGGACGTGATGGCCGCGGCGGCCCGAATCGAGGCTGCAGGCGGTCATGTCATCCACATGGAGGTCGGCCAGCCTGCGGCCGGTGCGCCCAGGACTGCGATTGCGGCCGCCCAGGCCGCGCTCGAGGCGGGTCGGATCGATTATACCTCTGCGCTCGGCATCCCATCGCTGCGCGAGCGCATCGGCCGGCATTATCGCGACGTCCATGGCTGTGACGTCAGCCCCGAGCGGATCGTGCTGACCACCGGGTCCTCCGGCGGATTTATCCTGGCCTTCCTGTCAATGTTCGAGCCCGGCGATCGCGTCGCCGTGACGGTGCCAGGATATCCACCCTACCGCCATATCCTCACCGCGCTCGGCTGCGAGCCGGTGCTGATCGAGACCACCAACGAGACGCGCCACGCGCTCACCGGCGAGGCGTTGCTTGCGGCCCATCGCAAGGCGCCGCTCAAGGGCGTGCTGGTGGGCAGCCCCGCCAATCCGACGGGGACCATGATGTCCCGCGAGGCGCTCGCGGGCCTGATCGCGGCCGCACAGGATGCAGGCATCCGCTTCATCTCCGACGAGATCTATCACGGGCTCGACTACGCGCTTCCGGCGGTAACGGCGGCAGCGCTGTCGGACCACGCACTCGTGATCAATTCGTTCTCGAAATATTTTTGCATGACGGGCTGGCGCGTCGGCTGGATGGTCGTGCCTGAGATCCTGGTGCGCCCGATCGAGCGGCTGCAGCAGAACCTCTCGATCTCGGTGCCGTCGCTGTCGCAGATCGCAGCAGAAGCTGCCTTCGACGGAGCGGCCGAGATGGAGGAGATCAAGCACGGCTACCAGGAAAACCGGCGTATCCTGATCGATGGATTGCCGAAGGCCGGCTTGACGAGGTTCCTGCCGGCCGACGGCGCGTTCTATCTCTATGCCGACGTCTCTGACTTCACCGCCGACAGTTTCGAGTTTGCCAAGCAGATGCTGGAGCAGGCCCATGTCGCGGCGACGCCCGGGCTCGATTTCGATCCCATCCACGGACGCTCGTTTGTTCGCTTTTCCTATGCACGATCGCCCGCAGAGATGCGGGAGGCAGTTGACCGGATCGCTCACTGGCTTAAATAG
- a CDS encoding sensor histidine kinase has product MTAEAHRRRTFWQILLVSAGLLVLTVISAGSVYLVNEARQDSKWVVHTIEVENQIHALLLEIRRAESGARGYLLTQGDNFKADHEKAVAAIIPALDKLTRLSADNPGQRANVEKLSAAIEIRLGQFAQEMTFIQQGQPDRAMVLVREAAAQDTTTRITTVANAMIQEEERLFRLRTANSDRSQTLAASMTGIGSGLVVVLALISIWLVRRSARARDEAEARLREAYANLESVVDERTADLREANDEIQRFAYIVSHDLRSPLVNIMGFTSELEELRGDIFRRIGGLAPVPANGPPLAPAGPGEVALEGADKQLSDDFSEALGFIKTSIAKMDRLISAILNLTREGRREFQPVKVDTRELIEAIVSTLAHQAAEAQAEIHVEPLPNLVSDRLALEQIFSNLIDNAIKYLKSGVPGEIRIRGRTKLGYAIFEISDNGRGIDPKDHQRIFDLFRRAGTQDKPGQGIGLAHVRALVRRLGGTMSVSSELNAGSTFTITLPIAWNESNRNRDR; this is encoded by the coding sequence GTGACGGCTGAAGCCCATCGACGGCGTACATTTTGGCAGATCCTGCTGGTCTCGGCGGGCCTGTTGGTGCTGACCGTGATCAGCGCTGGTTCCGTCTATCTCGTCAACGAGGCGCGGCAGGACAGCAAATGGGTGGTCCATACCATCGAGGTGGAAAACCAGATCCACGCCCTGCTGCTGGAGATCCGGCGCGCAGAGAGCGGCGCCCGCGGCTACCTTCTGACCCAGGGGGACAACTTCAAAGCCGACCATGAAAAGGCCGTGGCCGCCATCATCCCCGCCCTCGACAAGCTCACGCGCCTGAGCGCCGACAATCCGGGGCAACGCGCGAACGTCGAGAAGCTGAGCGCGGCCATCGAAATCCGCCTCGGCCAGTTCGCGCAGGAAATGACCTTCATCCAGCAAGGCCAGCCGGACAGGGCCATGGTGCTGGTTCGCGAGGCCGCGGCTCAGGACACCACGACGAGGATCACCACCGTCGCGAATGCGATGATCCAGGAGGAGGAACGTCTGTTCCGCCTCCGCACGGCCAACTCCGACCGCAGCCAGACGCTCGCCGCCTCGATGACCGGCATCGGGTCCGGCCTCGTCGTGGTGCTGGCGCTGATCTCGATCTGGCTGGTGCGGCGCTCGGCGCGCGCCCGCGACGAGGCCGAGGCGCGCCTGCGCGAGGCCTACGCCAACCTCGAATCCGTCGTCGATGAGCGCACGGCGGATCTGCGCGAAGCCAACGACGAAATCCAGCGCTTTGCCTATATCGTCAGCCACGATCTGCGCTCGCCGCTCGTCAACATCATGGGCTTCACCAGCGAACTCGAGGAGCTCCGCGGCGACATCTTCCGCCGGATCGGCGGCCTTGCCCCCGTCCCTGCGAACGGGCCGCCGCTGGCGCCCGCAGGGCCCGGCGAGGTCGCGCTCGAGGGCGCCGACAAGCAGCTCTCGGACGATTTCTCCGAAGCGCTCGGCTTCATCAAGACGTCGATCGCCAAGATGGACCGGCTGATCTCGGCCATTCTCAACCTCACCCGCGAGGGCCGCCGCGAATTCCAGCCGGTGAAGGTCGACACGCGCGAGCTGATCGAGGCCATCGTCTCGACGCTGGCGCACCAGGCGGCCGAGGCGCAGGCCGAGATCCATGTCGAACCGCTGCCGAACCTCGTGAGCGACCGCCTCGCCCTCGAGCAGATATTCTCCAATTTGATCGACAACGCGATCAAGTACCTCAAGAGCGGCGTGCCCGGCGAGATCAGAATTCGCGGGCGCACCAAGCTCGGCTATGCCATCTTCGAGATCAGCGACAATGGCCGTGGCATCGATCCGAAGGATCACCAGCGGATATTCGACCTGTTCCGCCGCGCGGGAACCCAGGACAAGCCCGGCCAGGGCATCGGCCTTGCCCATGTGCGTGCACTTGTGCGTCGCCTCGGCGGCACCATGTCGGTATCATCGGAACTGAACGCGGGCAGCACCTTCACCATCACGCTGCCGATCGCCTGGAACGAGAGCAACCGGAATAGAGATCGATGA
- the accC gene encoding acetyl-CoA carboxylase biotin carboxylase subunit, translating to MFDKILIANRGEIALRILRACKELGIATVAVHSTADADAMHVRLSDESVCIGPPPSKDSYLNVPALLAACEITGADAVHPGYGFLSENARFAEILSEHNLHFIGPKAEHIRLMGDKIEAKKTAKRLGIPVVPGSDGAVGPGDDAMAIAKKIGFPVLVKAAAGGGGRGMKVAHSEADLQVALSTAANEAKSAFGDASVYLEKYLQKPRHIEIQILGDGRGGAIHLGERDCSLQRRHQKVWEEGPSPVLAAAARAKIGETCAKAMREMKYLGVGTIEFLFEDGEFYFIEMNTRIQVEHPVTESITDIDLVLEQIRIAAGGDLPAKQDEIQVIGHAIECRINAENPQTFRPSPGRILQYHPPGGLGVRIDSAVYQGYTIPPYYDSLVGKLIVHGKTRAECLMRLRRALDEMVVEGIETTLPLFRALVREDDIINGDYHIHWLEQYLAGKAEPAPR from the coding sequence ATGTTCGACAAGATCCTCATAGCCAATCGCGGCGAGATCGCCCTTCGCATCCTCAGGGCCTGCAAGGAGCTCGGGATCGCGACCGTGGCCGTGCACTCCACCGCCGACGCCGATGCCATGCACGTGCGCCTGTCGGATGAGAGCGTCTGCATCGGGCCGCCGCCCTCCAAGGACAGCTATCTCAACGTGCCCGCGCTGCTGGCGGCCTGCGAGATCACGGGCGCAGATGCGGTGCATCCCGGCTACGGCTTCCTGTCCGAGAACGCGCGCTTTGCCGAGATTCTCAGTGAGCACAATCTGCATTTCATCGGCCCGAAAGCCGAGCACATCCGCCTGATGGGCGACAAGATCGAGGCCAAGAAGACCGCCAAGCGTCTTGGCATCCCCGTGGTGCCCGGCTCCGACGGCGCCGTCGGTCCCGGTGACGACGCGATGGCGATCGCGAAGAAGATTGGCTTCCCCGTGCTGGTCAAGGCGGCGGCCGGCGGCGGCGGCCGTGGCATGAAGGTCGCACACAGCGAGGCCGACCTCCAAGTGGCCTTGTCGACGGCCGCCAACGAGGCCAAGTCCGCCTTTGGCGATGCCTCCGTCTATCTCGAAAAATACCTCCAGAAGCCGCGCCACATCGAGATCCAGATCCTCGGCGACGGCCGCGGTGGCGCCATCCATCTCGGCGAACGCGACTGCTCGCTGCAGCGCCGTCACCAGAAGGTCTGGGAAGAAGGCCCCTCGCCCGTCCTCGCCGCCGCCGCACGCGCCAAGATCGGCGAAACCTGCGCCAAGGCGATGCGCGAGATGAAATATCTCGGCGTCGGCACCATCGAGTTTCTGTTCGAGGACGGCGAGTTCTATTTCATCGAGATGAACACGCGCATCCAGGTCGAGCATCCCGTCACCGAGAGCATCACCGACATCGACCTCGTGCTGGAGCAGATCCGAATCGCCGCCGGCGGCGACCTGCCGGCGAAGCAGGACGAAATCCAGGTCATCGGCCATGCGATCGAGTGCCGCATTAACGCGGAGAATCCGCAGACCTTCCGCCCCTCGCCCGGCCGCATCCTCCAATACCACCCGCCCGGAGGGCTCGGCGTCCGGATCGATTCCGCCGTCTACCAAGGGTACACGATCCCGCCCTATTACGATTCGCTGGTCGGCAAGCTGATCGTCCACGGCAAGACCCGCGCCGAATGTCTGATGCGGCTGCGCCGGGCGCTGGACGAGATGGTGGTCGAGGGCATCGAGACCACGCTGCCGTTGTTCCGCGCGCTGGTGCGCGAGGACGACATCATTAACGGCGACTATCATATTCATTGGCTGGAACAGTACCTGGCCGGCAAGGCGGAACCCGCCCCGAGATAA
- a CDS encoding dicarboxylate/amino acid:cation symporter yields MTTTTMTGAPVAPPAAKPWYKVLYVQVLIAIVLGAIVGWLWPQLATNDWIKAMGDGFIKLIKMVIAPIIFCTVVSGIAHIQDAKKVGRIGVKALVYFEVVSTFALVIGLIIGNLVKPGAGFGSGAASEAAVANYAKQAAGQKSVDFVLHIIPDTVVGAFAQGEILQVLLFSVLFGFAIMSLGERGHTIRSFIDDAAHAVFGVISIVMRAAPIGAFGAMAYTIGKFGTGAILNLVGLIATFYVTAALFVFVVLGIIARMAGFSIFKFLAYIKDELLIVLGTSSSESALPSLMEKLERLGCSKSVVGLVVPTGYSFNLDGTNIYMTLATLFIAQALGYDLSFSQQATILVVAMLTSKGASGITGAGFITLAATLAVVDPRLVPGMAIVLGIDKFMSECRALTNLCGNGVACVIVAWWEGELDRDKLNANLSKQIDPTDMETAITTD; encoded by the coding sequence ATGACGACGACAACGATGACGGGGGCACCGGTTGCGCCGCCCGCCGCCAAGCCGTGGTACAAGGTCCTCTACGTGCAGGTGCTGATCGCCATCGTGCTCGGCGCCATCGTGGGCTGGTTGTGGCCACAGCTCGCCACCAACGACTGGATCAAGGCGATGGGCGACGGCTTCATCAAGCTGATCAAGATGGTGATCGCCCCGATCATCTTCTGCACCGTGGTCTCGGGCATTGCCCACATCCAGGACGCCAAGAAGGTCGGCCGCATCGGCGTCAAGGCGCTGGTCTATTTCGAGGTCGTCTCGACGTTCGCGCTGGTGATCGGACTCATCATCGGCAATCTGGTGAAACCGGGCGCAGGCTTCGGCAGCGGTGCGGCAAGCGAGGCGGCCGTCGCAAACTACGCCAAGCAGGCGGCCGGCCAGAAGTCCGTGGACTTCGTGCTGCACATCATTCCCGACACCGTGGTCGGAGCGTTCGCGCAAGGCGAGATCCTCCAGGTGCTGCTGTTCTCGGTGCTGTTCGGCTTTGCCATCATGAGCCTCGGCGAGCGCGGCCACACCATTCGCAGCTTCATCGATGACGCCGCTCATGCCGTGTTCGGCGTTATCTCGATCGTGATGCGCGCGGCGCCGATCGGCGCGTTCGGCGCGATGGCCTACACGATCGGCAAGTTCGGCACAGGCGCGATCCTCAACCTGGTCGGGCTGATCGCGACGTTCTACGTCACCGCGGCGCTGTTCGTTTTCGTCGTGCTTGGCATCATCGCGCGCATGGCCGGATTCTCGATCTTCAAGTTCCTGGCCTACATCAAGGACGAGCTCCTGATCGTGCTCGGCACGTCGTCCTCGGAAAGCGCGCTGCCGTCCCTGATGGAGAAGCTCGAGCGGCTGGGCTGCTCCAAGTCGGTGGTCGGCCTCGTGGTGCCCACGGGCTATTCGTTCAACCTCGACGGCACCAACATCTATATGACGCTGGCGACGCTCTTCATCGCGCAAGCGCTCGGCTACGATCTCTCCTTCAGTCAGCAGGCCACGATCCTGGTCGTGGCGATGCTGACTTCCAAGGGCGCCTCCGGCATCACCGGCGCCGGCTTCATCACCCTGGCGGCGACGCTCGCCGTGGTCGATCCGCGGCTCGTGCCGGGCATGGCGATCGTGCTCGGCATCGACAAGTTCATGAGCGAATGCCGCGCGCTGACCAATCTGTGCGGCAACGGCGTCGCCTGCGTGATCGTCGCCTGGTGGGAGGGCGAGCTCGACCGCGACAAGCTCAACGCCAACCTCTCCAAGCAGATCGATCCGACCGACATGGAGACGGCGATCACGACGGACTGA
- the aroQ gene encoding type II 3-dehydroquinate dehydratase has translation MAEPATDTILVLNGPNLNMLGTREPEKYGHATLADVEALCRQTAASFGLKADCRQSNREGELIDFIHEAHARKMKGIIINAGGYSHTSIALHDALLAVQIPAVEVHVTNIHARESFRHHSYTARAAFASLCGFGIEGYRLAIQGLAAKLDIKPKA, from the coding sequence ATGGCTGAACCTGCAACCGACACGATCCTCGTCCTGAACGGGCCGAACCTCAACATGCTGGGGACGCGCGAGCCTGAGAAGTACGGCCATGCGACGCTCGCCGACGTCGAGGCGCTGTGCCGCCAGACCGCGGCGTCCTTCGGCCTCAAGGCCGACTGTCGTCAGTCCAACCGCGAAGGCGAGCTGATCGATTTCATCCACGAGGCGCATGCGCGCAAGATGAAGGGCATCATCATCAATGCCGGCGGCTACTCCCACACCTCAATCGCGCTCCACGACGCGCTGCTCGCGGTGCAGATTCCCGCAGTCGAAGTGCACGTGACCAACATCCACGCCCGCGAGAGCTTCCGTCATCACTCCTACACCGCGCGCGCGGCCTTCGCCTCACTCTGCGGCTTCGGCATCGAGGGCTACCGCCTCGCCATCCAGGGCCTTGCTGCCAAGCTCGACATCAAGCCCAAAGCCTGA
- a CDS encoding biotin transporter BioY encodes MWPTRPGETVGALRAIVLIVLGTALMALSAKVNVPLPYVPMTLQTLVVLMIGAAYGWRLGSATMIAYLAEGALGLPVFAGPVGGIAPLLGPTAGYLFGFVAAAFVTGWLAERGWDRSVVLLFAAMAVGHIVILVAGFGWLTFGLGLGAAKAWQIGIVPFIAGSLVKNALGATLMPAARRIVDRRG; translated from the coding sequence ATCTGGCCGACCCGACCGGGCGAAACCGTTGGCGCACTGCGCGCGATCGTGCTGATCGTGCTCGGCACCGCGCTGATGGCGCTGTCAGCCAAGGTCAACGTGCCGCTGCCTTACGTGCCCATGACGTTGCAAACGCTGGTGGTGTTGATGATCGGCGCGGCTTATGGCTGGCGCCTTGGCAGCGCAACCATGATCGCCTACCTCGCCGAGGGCGCGCTTGGTCTTCCGGTATTTGCCGGTCCGGTCGGCGGCATTGCTCCGCTGCTCGGGCCAACCGCGGGCTATCTGTTTGGCTTCGTTGCGGCAGCCTTCGTGACCGGCTGGCTCGCCGAGCGCGGCTGGGATCGCAGCGTGGTCCTGCTGTTTGCAGCGATGGCCGTTGGTCACATCGTGATTCTAGTCGCCGGGTTCGGCTGGCTGACCTTCGGCCTCGGTCTCGGCGCCGCGAAAGCCTGGCAGATCGGCATCGTTCCGTTCATCGCGGGTTCGCTGGTCAAGAACGCGCTCGGCGCGACGTTGATGCCGGCAGCGCGCCGGATCGTCGATCGCCGCGGGTAA
- the accB gene encoding acetyl-CoA carboxylase biotin carboxyl carrier protein: MARQPDDKAAAKFSSEDSALIRELALLLDETSLTEIEIERAGLRLRVARNVSVAATMPMPMPLAAAPAALPAAAAAPATAAADLSKHPGAVTSPMVGTAYWAPEPGAKPFIEVGSKVSVGQTLLIIEAMKTMNQIPSPRAGTVTQILVEDGQPVEYGEPLVIIE, translated from the coding sequence ATGGCGCGCCAGCCAGACGACAAAGCAGCCGCAAAGTTTTCCAGCGAGGATTCCGCGCTCATCCGCGAGCTTGCCTTGCTGCTCGATGAGACCAGCCTCACCGAGATCGAGATCGAACGGGCGGGCCTGCGCCTGCGCGTCGCTCGCAACGTCAGCGTTGCCGCGACCATGCCGATGCCCATGCCGCTGGCAGCCGCCCCCGCCGCCCTGCCGGCGGCGGCTGCCGCGCCTGCAACGGCCGCGGCCGACCTGTCGAAGCATCCCGGCGCCGTGACTTCGCCAATGGTCGGCACCGCCTATTGGGCGCCGGAGCCGGGCGCCAAGCCGTTCATCGAGGTCGGCAGCAAGGTCTCGGTCGGCCAGACGCTGCTGATCATCGAGGCCATGAAGACCATGAACCAGATCCCGTCGCCGCGCGCCGGCACGGTGACGCAGATCCTGGTCGAGGACGGCCAGCCGGTCGAATACGGCGAGCCGCTCGTCATCATTGAGTAA